A stretch of the Vigna radiata var. radiata cultivar VC1973A chromosome 7, Vradiata_ver6, whole genome shotgun sequence genome encodes the following:
- the LOC106767751 gene encoding probable serine/threonine-protein kinase PIX13 gives MGNCCNFSSGSNGDDHPNAKNHLGRTQFSAVLSNRRLIQNDNSTSRGCSNHFGGTSSLFGPSSSNNHTSGNNTSTSFWGSENSHTSGVRDGGEFPRGEILNAPNLRVFTLAELRAATKNFGAGSVIGEGGFGRVYKGLIRAEGLNIAIKKRNPESLQGVAEWQSEVNFLGRLSHPNLVKLLGFRQEDSELFLVYEFMHRGSLDNHLFGRGANVRPLSWDTRLKVMIDAARGLNFLHSMEMKIVHRDFKPSNILLDETFTAKLSDFGLAKSFSSLDQTHVTTRVMGTLGYAAPEYIATGRLKVKSDVYTFGIVLMEVLTGKRMQDILRLLKQKSLTDWLKSNILNRGKIRMNMDAKLEGKYPTNLALEVAQLALKCIRTEAKVRPSMKEVLERLEQIEAANEKPADNNYNRRRVNRSLVVQQRNQPDGGQFD, from the exons ATGGGGAACTGTTGCAATTTTTCATCAGGTTCTAATGGCGATGATCATCCCAACGCGAAGAACCATTTAG GGAGGACTCAGTTCTCTGCTGTTCTCAGCAACAGAAGACTAATACAAAATGACAATTCTACTTCTCGTGGGTGTAGCAATCACTTTGGAGGAACTAGCAGTCTGTTTGGGCCAAGTAGTAGTAATAATCACACATCAGGAAATAACACTAGCACGTCGTTTTGGGGCTCTGAGAATAGCCACACCTCTGGAGTCAGAGATGGAGGGGAGTTTCCTCGTGGTGAGATCTTGAATGCTCCAAATCTGAGAGTATTTACTTTAGCAGAATTGAGGGCTGCCACCAAGAATTTCGGAGCTGGCAGTGTGATAGGAGAGGGGGGTTTTGGTAGAGTATACAAGGGTTTGATTAGAGCTGAGGGATTGAATATTGCCATCAAGAAAAGGAATCCGGAAAGTTTGCAAGGAGTTGCGGAATGGCAG TCAGAGGTGAATTTCTTAGGGAGGCTTTCTCATCCCAACCTCGTTAAGCTGTTGGGATTTCGGCAAGAGGATAGTGAGCTGTTCCTGGTCTATGAATTCATGCATCGTGGTTCCTTGGATAACCATCTATTTGGAA GAGGTGCAAATGTTCGGCCACTTTCTTGGGATACAAGGCTGAAGGTTATGATTGACGCAGCTAGGGGACTGAATTTCCTTCATTCCATGGAAATGAAAATTGTACATAGAGATTTTAAACCCTCAAATATACTACTTGACGAG ACATTTACGGCAAAGTTATCAGACTTTGGGTTAGCCAAATCTTTTTCTTCGCTTGATCAGACTCACGTAACAACACGAGTTATGGGAACTTTAGGCTATGCTGCTCCTGAGTATATAGCAACAG GTCGTTTGAAAGTGAAAAGTGACGTGTATACAtttggaattgttttgatgGAGGTGCTGACAGGGAAAAGAATGCAAGATATACTGCGATTGCTGAAGCAAAAGTCCTTGACGGATTGGCTCAAATCAAATATACTAAATAGAGGGAAAATAAGAATGAATATGGATGCAAAGTTGGAAGGAAAGTATCCAACCAACTTAGCTTTAGAGGTAGCTCAACTAGCTCTCAAATGCATCCGAACAGAAGCCAAAGTGAGGCCATCAATGAAAGAAGTTCTTGAAAGATTGGAACAGATTGAAGCAGCTAATGAGAAACCAGCTGACAACAATTATAACAGAAGACGTGTTAATCGTTCCCTGGTAGTTCAACAACGCAATCAGCCAGATGGTGGTCAATTCGATTGA
- the LOC106767362 gene encoding probable serine/threonine-protein kinase PIX13 isoform X2 — translation MGNCWSFQSASAVDHRNSITAPNLNNQSGSIQFSAGTSNNRLIQSSNSTSLGQSSHSGGFSRFFGPSSSNNYSTELKAATKNFRAETLVGEGGFGKVYKGLIRGEGLAIAIKKLNSGSNQGVSEWQSEVNFLGRLSHPNLVKLLGFGREDSELFLVYEFMSRGSLDNHLFGRGANVRPLSWDTRLTIMIGAARGLHFLHSLENAIIYRDFKPSNILLDSKYTAKLSDFGLAKSITSPDQSHISTRIVGTHGYAAPEYIATGHLYVKSDVYGFGIFLVELLTGKRISGIMQLCGETPLRDWVKRNLLNRGYIRNTMDAKLEGKYPSNLALQTAQLALKCIQIEPKVRPSMKEVLERLEQIEAANEKPADNRRRVNRPRVVQQHGRPDGG, via the exons ATGGGGAACTGTTGGAGTTTTCAATCAGCTTCTGCTGTCGATCACCGCAACTCCATTACTGCCCCCAACCTCAACAATCAATCAG GGAGTATTCAGTTTTCTGCTGGTACAAGCAACAATAGATTAATACAGAGCAGTAATTCTACTTCTCTCGGGCAGAGCAGCCACTCCGGAGGATTCAGCAGGTTCTTTGGACCAAGTAGTAGTAATAATTACTCAACAG AACTGAAAGCAGCCACCAAAAATTTCAGAGCAGAGACTCTGGTAGGAGAGGGGGGATTTGGTAAAGTATACAAGGGTTTGATTAGAGGTGAGGGGTTGGCTATTGCCATCAAGAAGTTGAATTCCGGAAGCAATCAAGGAGTGTCGGAATGGCAG TCAGAGGTTAATTTCTTAGGGAGGCTTTCTCATCCCAACCTTGTTAAGTTGTTGGGATTTGGGAGGGAGGATAGTGAACTGTTTCTGGTGTATGAATTTATGTCTCGTGGGAGCTTGGATAACCACCTATTTGGAA GAGGTGCAAATGTTCGGCCACTTTCTTGGGACACAAGGCTAACAATTATGATTGGAGCAGCCAGGGGGCTTCATTTCCTTCACAGCTTGGAGAATGCCATTATATATAGGGATTTTAAGCCATCAAATATTCTCCTCGACTCA aaATATACGGCTAAGTTATCAGATTTTGGCTTAGCCAAATCTATCACTTCGCCTGATCAGAGTCACATATCAACACGTATTGTGGGAACACACGGCTATGCTGCTCCTGAGTACATTGCAACAG GTCATTTGTACGTGAAAAGTGATGTGTATGGATTTGGAATTTTTTTGGTGGAGCTGCTGACTGGCAAGAGGATTAGTGGTATAATGCAACTATGTGGGGAAACGCCGTTGAGGGATTGGGTCAAAAGAAATCTTTTAAATAGAGGGTATATAAGAAACACCATGGATGCAAAGTTGGAAGGGAAGTATCCATCAAACTTAGCTTTACAAACGGCTCAACTAGCTCTCAAATGCATCCAAATAGAGCCCAAAGTAAGGCCATCAATGAAAGAAGTTCTTGAAAGATTGGAGCAGATTGAAGCAGCCAATGAAAAACCAGCTGATAACAGAAGACGGGTTAACCGTCCTCGGGTTGTTCAACAACATGGCCGTCCAGATGGTGGCTAA
- the LOC106765689 gene encoding uncharacterized protein LOC106765689 isoform X1, producing MLVVMRYKPGMGISKTEVNLRRLLAAAPQQQNQAKLVHYVATLREQLEQLGEEKTPEGLPRISKATLIEYSEKVEAIASKLVNHVADQQVSEKAFETSFVKENPSEIEGKKQIPLSSGLRRRPVPTSYAEDKAHDLAETDNTSPVKLDASAHAHIEKHRMLQEDLTDEMVVLAKQLKESSLMMSQSLQNTEKILDSTEKAIEHSLASTGRANVRATAIYSESSKTSCLTWLVMFVMTCVFVMVILLIRVT from the exons ATGTTGGTTGTCATGAGATATAAACCAg GTATGGGAATCAGTAAAACAGAAGTAAACTTAAGGAGGTTGCTTGCAGCTGCTCCTCAACAGCAAAACCAGGCAAAACTGGTGCAT TATGTTGCTACTTTACGTGAACAATTGGAGCAATTGGGTGAAGAAAAGACACCGGAGGGCTTACCAAG GATTTCAAAGGCTACGTTAATTGAGTACTCAGAGAAGGTTGAAGCCATTGCTTCCAAACTAGTTAACCACGTG GCTGACCAACAAGTATCCGAGAAGGCTTTTGAGACGAGTTTTGTTAAAGAAAACCCTTCTGAAATTGAGGGAAAAAAGCAGATACCCCTTTCTTCTGGGTTGAGAAGAAGACCTGT ACCCACATCATACGCAGAAGATAAAGCACACGACCTTGCTGAGACTGACAATACATCACCTGTCAAACTGGATGCTAGTGCACATGCACACATTGAAAAGCACAG AATGCTTCAAGAAGATTTGACTGATGAGATGGTGGTGTTGGCAAAACAACTTAAAGAGAGTAGTCTCATGATGAGCCAGTCCCTGCAAAATACTGAAAAG ATACTTGATTCTACTGAGAAGGCTATTGAGCATAGTTTGGCAAGCACCGGCCGGGCGAATGTGCGAGCAACGGCAATCTATTCCGAGAGTTCCAAGACTTCTTGCTTAACATGGCTTGTGATGTTTGTGATGACATGCGTATTTGTCATGGTTATTCTTCTAATCCGTGTAACATAG
- the LOC106765689 gene encoding uncharacterized protein LOC106765689 isoform X2, translating to MGISKTEVNLRRLLAAAPQQQNQAKLVHYVATLREQLEQLGEEKTPEGLPRISKATLIEYSEKVEAIASKLVNHVADQQVSEKAFETSFVKENPSEIEGKKQIPLSSGLRRRPVPTSYAEDKAHDLAETDNTSPVKLDASAHAHIEKHRMLQEDLTDEMVVLAKQLKESSLMMSQSLQNTEKILDSTEKAIEHSLASTGRANVRATAIYSESSKTSCLTWLVMFVMTCVFVMVILLIRVT from the exons ATGGGAATCAGTAAAACAGAAGTAAACTTAAGGAGGTTGCTTGCAGCTGCTCCTCAACAGCAAAACCAGGCAAAACTGGTGCAT TATGTTGCTACTTTACGTGAACAATTGGAGCAATTGGGTGAAGAAAAGACACCGGAGGGCTTACCAAG GATTTCAAAGGCTACGTTAATTGAGTACTCAGAGAAGGTTGAAGCCATTGCTTCCAAACTAGTTAACCACGTG GCTGACCAACAAGTATCCGAGAAGGCTTTTGAGACGAGTTTTGTTAAAGAAAACCCTTCTGAAATTGAGGGAAAAAAGCAGATACCCCTTTCTTCTGGGTTGAGAAGAAGACCTGT ACCCACATCATACGCAGAAGATAAAGCACACGACCTTGCTGAGACTGACAATACATCACCTGTCAAACTGGATGCTAGTGCACATGCACACATTGAAAAGCACAG AATGCTTCAAGAAGATTTGACTGATGAGATGGTGGTGTTGGCAAAACAACTTAAAGAGAGTAGTCTCATGATGAGCCAGTCCCTGCAAAATACTGAAAAG ATACTTGATTCTACTGAGAAGGCTATTGAGCATAGTTTGGCAAGCACCGGCCGGGCGAATGTGCGAGCAACGGCAATCTATTCCGAGAGTTCCAAGACTTCTTGCTTAACATGGCTTGTGATGTTTGTGATGACATGCGTATTTGTCATGGTTATTCTTCTAATCCGTGTAACATAG
- the LOC106767362 gene encoding probable serine/threonine-protein kinase PIX13 isoform X1 produces MGNCWSFQSASAVDHRNSITAPNLNNQSGSIQFSAGTSNNRLIQSSNSTSLGQSSHSGGFSRFFGPSSSNNYSTGNNTSTSFWGSENSQASRVRDEEERGQILDVADLRAFTLAELKAATKNFRAETLVGEGGFGKVYKGLIRGEGLAIAIKKLNSGSNQGVSEWQSEVNFLGRLSHPNLVKLLGFGREDSELFLVYEFMSRGSLDNHLFGRGANVRPLSWDTRLTIMIGAARGLHFLHSLENAIIYRDFKPSNILLDSKYTAKLSDFGLAKSITSPDQSHISTRIVGTHGYAAPEYIATGHLYVKSDVYGFGIFLVELLTGKRISGIMQLCGETPLRDWVKRNLLNRGYIRNTMDAKLEGKYPSNLALQTAQLALKCIQIEPKVRPSMKEVLERLEQIEAANEKPADNRRRVNRPRVVQQHGRPDGG; encoded by the exons ATGGGGAACTGTTGGAGTTTTCAATCAGCTTCTGCTGTCGATCACCGCAACTCCATTACTGCCCCCAACCTCAACAATCAATCAG GGAGTATTCAGTTTTCTGCTGGTACAAGCAACAATAGATTAATACAGAGCAGTAATTCTACTTCTCTCGGGCAGAGCAGCCACTCCGGAGGATTCAGCAGGTTCTTTGGACCAAGTAGTAGTAATAATTACTCAACAGGTAATAACACTAGCACATCCTTTTGGGGCTCTGAGAATAGCCAAGCCTCTCGAGTGAGGGATGAAGAGGAGAGGGGGCAAATCTTGGATGTTGCAGATCTGAGAGCATTTACTTTGGCAGAACTGAAAGCAGCCACCAAAAATTTCAGAGCAGAGACTCTGGTAGGAGAGGGGGGATTTGGTAAAGTATACAAGGGTTTGATTAGAGGTGAGGGGTTGGCTATTGCCATCAAGAAGTTGAATTCCGGAAGCAATCAAGGAGTGTCGGAATGGCAG TCAGAGGTTAATTTCTTAGGGAGGCTTTCTCATCCCAACCTTGTTAAGTTGTTGGGATTTGGGAGGGAGGATAGTGAACTGTTTCTGGTGTATGAATTTATGTCTCGTGGGAGCTTGGATAACCACCTATTTGGAA GAGGTGCAAATGTTCGGCCACTTTCTTGGGACACAAGGCTAACAATTATGATTGGAGCAGCCAGGGGGCTTCATTTCCTTCACAGCTTGGAGAATGCCATTATATATAGGGATTTTAAGCCATCAAATATTCTCCTCGACTCA aaATATACGGCTAAGTTATCAGATTTTGGCTTAGCCAAATCTATCACTTCGCCTGATCAGAGTCACATATCAACACGTATTGTGGGAACACACGGCTATGCTGCTCCTGAGTACATTGCAACAG GTCATTTGTACGTGAAAAGTGATGTGTATGGATTTGGAATTTTTTTGGTGGAGCTGCTGACTGGCAAGAGGATTAGTGGTATAATGCAACTATGTGGGGAAACGCCGTTGAGGGATTGGGTCAAAAGAAATCTTTTAAATAGAGGGTATATAAGAAACACCATGGATGCAAAGTTGGAAGGGAAGTATCCATCAAACTTAGCTTTACAAACGGCTCAACTAGCTCTCAAATGCATCCAAATAGAGCCCAAAGTAAGGCCATCAATGAAAGAAGTTCTTGAAAGATTGGAGCAGATTGAAGCAGCCAATGAAAAACCAGCTGATAACAGAAGACGGGTTAACCGTCCTCGGGTTGTTCAACAACATGGCCGTCCAGATGGTGGCTAA